In the genome of Arabidopsis thaliana chromosome 4, partial sequence, the window TGGTGTGGAAGAAGGAGACTTCACGGCGAGGAACGAAAGAGAAAGGTGGTTAGATTCGGAGTGTGGCGACGCAGGAGATTTCACGGGACTATTGGTTCCTGGGGGAGGTCGTCTGTGGTCCGGTGAAGCTATGCCACCGTCGATGGATTCCTAATCTATTCCCTACCGCTTTTTCTCTCTCACGACGGCTCATGGTGCTTCCTCAACAAATATCAAGATCGGTTATCTTCTTTCTCCGGCTCTTCTTTGGCGGGATGATGACGGATCTTGTGTCACCATCATCGTTCGGCTTACGACGTCCTGGCTCGTCGAAGATCCTCTTTTCCGATGAGTATGCGCAATTCTAGGGCGGCGGCTTCGATTAGGTTTTCTTTTgaagattagggtttcttttcCAGTTTATTCTAGTTTGTTGAATTGGGCCGGTTTTGTTTAGATAGTCTTGTCCGGTTTGGTGT includes:
- a CDS encoding uncharacterized protein (unknown protein; Has 30201 Blast hits to 17322 proteins in 780 species: Archae - 12; Bacteria - 1396; Metazoa - 17338; Fungi - 3422; Plants - 5037; Viruses - 0; Other Eukaryotes - 2996 (source: NCBI BLink).); the encoded protein is MWKVRPGGSWFIIRNPLHLFGEAILIKIKGSCDGGQFHKTPKVRALPVELRCGVEEGDFTARNERERWLDSECGDAGDFTGLLVPGGGRLWSGEAMPPSVIFFLRLFFGGMMTDLVSPSSFGLRRPGSSKILFSDEYAQF